A single genomic interval of Psychrilyobacter piezotolerans harbors:
- the argB gene encoding acetylglutamate kinase, with protein MEDVKILSQALSYIMEFHGKTVVIKYGGNAMKDEETREKVIRDIALLKYVGMLPVVVHGGGPAINEMLYKLDKKPEFKMGNRVTDRETIDIVEMVLGGKVNKEIVSLLNKNGTRAVGITGKDSNMIMAEKKYINIDGEKIDIGYVGQVQKIDTEIIENLLEAGIIPVIAPLGTDKDGNTYNINADYVAGEIASALKAAKLILMTDIDGIYRDINDKDTLIHEIGMEEVGKLTEDGIICGGMIPKVESSVSALKNGVEKVHILNGQKEHSILMELFTKDGIGTMIMADYREY; from the coding sequence ATGGAAGACGTTAAGATATTGTCTCAGGCACTCTCCTACATAATGGAGTTTCATGGGAAAACAGTGGTTATAAAGTACGGCGGGAATGCCATGAAAGATGAGGAGACCAGGGAAAAAGTCATAAGGGATATAGCTCTTTTAAAATATGTAGGAATGCTTCCAGTAGTTGTACATGGTGGGGGACCGGCAATAAATGAGATGCTCTATAAACTGGATAAAAAACCTGAGTTTAAGATGGGGAACAGGGTGACAGACAGGGAAACAATAGATATTGTAGAGATGGTTTTAGGCGGAAAGGTAAACAAGGAGATTGTCTCCCTTTTGAATAAAAACGGCACCAGAGCTGTGGGGATTACAGGTAAAGACAGCAATATGATCATGGCAGAAAAAAAATATATAAATATAGATGGAGAAAAAATAGATATAGGTTATGTGGGACAGGTACAAAAAATAGATACCGAGATCATCGAGAATCTTTTGGAAGCAGGGATAATACCTGTAATAGCACCCCTGGGAACAGATAAGGATGGTAATACCTACAATATAAATGCCGATTATGTGGCTGGGGAGATAGCTAGTGCTCTAAAGGCTGCAAAACTTATATTGATGACCGATATAGATGGGATCTATAGGGATATAAATGATAAGGATACCCTAATACATGAGATAGGCATGGAAGAAGTGGGAAAGCTTACAGAAGATGGGATAATCTGCGGCGGGATGATTCCCAAAGTAGAATCATCTGTATCTGCCTTAAAAAACGGGGTGGAAAAGGTGCACATTTTAAACGGCCAGAAGGAACACAGTATCTTGATGGAATTATTCACCAAAGATGGCATCGGAACTATGATTATGGCTGATTATAGAGAATATTAA